The Terriglobales bacterium genomic sequence GCTCGCCGACGCGCTCGTGCTCGCGCACGAAAAGAACGTGGTGCATCGCGACCTGAAGGCGGAAAACGTCATGCTCACGCCGCGCATGACGGCCAAGATCCTCGACTTCGGCCTCGCCAAGCTGAAAGAGCCCGAGAGCCAGGCCGCGACCGACGCCACCGTTCTCACGCAGGTCGGCGTGGTGCTCGGCACCGTGAGCCACATGTCGCCGGAGCAGGCGCTGGGCCTCGAAGTTGACGGCCGCACCGACATCTTCGCCCTCGGCGTCATGCTCTACGAGATGACCACCGGCCAGATGCCCTTCACCGGGCCCAACGCGCAGGCCGTGCTCGCTCGCGTCCTGAACCAGGAGCCGGCGCCGGTGGCGCAGCTCAATCCCGACGCGCCGCCCGAGCTGGCCGAGCTGGTCCACGCCTGCCTGCGCAAGGACCGCAACATGCGCCCGCTGGCGGCTGAAGTGCTCGCCAGGCTGAAGCGCATCGAAGCATCGCTGAGCGTGAGCAAGATTTCCTCGATGGAGATCCGCTCTGCCGGTCCGGCCATCACGCCCTCGTCGCCGAACCTGACGCCGGTCATGCCCATTCCGCAGGCCGTAGCCGTCCCCACGGTCACGCCCGTCGCTCCCGCCGCTGCCACTTGGGAAAAAGCCGCGCCCGTCCGCGGACCGCTGGTGGATGCCGATCCCGCCAAGCTGAAGACCGCAACGCTTGTCTACCGCGCGGTGCACGGCCTCAAGATCGCGCTCTCGCTCGGATTGCTCACGGTGCCGCTTGCGTTCCTGTCGCACTTCTTCATCAGCGGCAACGTGATCAAGCCCGAGGTCGTTCAAGGCACCCGGTTCCTGAGCGTTGTGAGCGCCATCGTGGAACCTGCCCTGGGATGGGCGCAGCGCGTCTTCAACTTCAACTACCAGGTGCAGGGTTGGAACTTCGTCACGCTGGGGTTCTTCGTCGCGGCCTTCATCGTGCGCCACCTCATCCTGGTGTGGTTCAGCCGCGTCGACAGCGCCGCCAAGAACAGGATGGTCGCTTACCAGACCGCGCTCGCCTCCAGCCCCAAGGCGCTGGCCGATCGCGCCTCCGGACATCGCCTGCAGATGATGCGTGAAGCCGCCGGCTCGGCCTCGGACCGCCGCCGTCTCGCCTTCCTCGCCGCGGAAGTTACCAACCTTGAGCAGCGCCGGCAGAATGAAGACGCCAACACGCTCGCCCGCTGTCTGGGCGAGTACCACAAGTTCGCCGAAGGCATCCTGCGCAAGAACAACGCGTGGAAGTCCGGCTGGACAGGCGATGCGCTCCAGGCCGCGTTCAACACCCCGGCCGACGCGCTGAACGCCGCGCAGGA encodes the following:
- a CDS encoding protein kinase, which encodes MDENSVLGAYRLEEKLGEGGMGVVYRAWDTELDRQVAIKTLISHMVSDPEVLERFSREAKAASRLMHPSIVTIYHVGAHGETRFIAMEYVEGKTLKKAIGGKPMPLTQICSIAIQLADALVLAHEKNVVHRDLKAENVMLTPRMTAKILDFGLAKLKEPESQAATDATVLTQVGVVLGTVSHMSPEQALGLEVDGRTDIFALGVMLYEMTTGQMPFTGPNAQAVLARVLNQEPAPVAQLNPDAPPELAELVHACLRKDRNMRPLAAEVLARLKRIEASLSVSKISSMEIRSAGPAITPSSPNLTPVMPIPQAVAVPTVTPVAPAAATWEKAAPVRGPLVDADPAKLKTATLVYRAVHGLKIALSLGLLTVPLAFLSHFFISGNVIKPEVVQGTRFLSVVSAIVEPALGWAQRVFNFNYQVQGWNFVTLGFFVAAFIVRHLILVWFSRVDSAAKNRMVAYQTALASSPKALADRASGHRLQMMREAAGSASDRRRLAFLAAEVTNLEQRRQNEDANTLARCLGEYHKFAEGILRKNNAWKSGWTGDALQAAFNTPADALNAAQELLTGLAWFNQGFQHMREPLAVHVGLSAGEVTFPADSAIQQLRDPQLDLAGHLEQQAPAGALRLTRELHSELGAPAGFTEVEPTSGGRAALQWRAPGSSAASAG